In a single window of the Nitrospinota bacterium genome:
- the mraY gene encoding phospho-N-acetylmuramoyl-pentapeptide-transferase — MFYHIFYPLSADYSIFNVFRYITFRSAYAGVTALVLSLVLGTYMIRLLQKYQIGEKIRAHGPKQHSVKSGTPTMGGMLILFTFLLSTLLWANLSNNYIWVIIFATVGFGGIGFYDDLTKLKSGDGLFVRTKLILQTLIALAIGVYLIYFDPIRADYATKLSVPFFKQLQPDLGVGYLFFIVFIIVGTSNAVNLTDGLDGLAIGPIIIATLTYTGIVYLCGHFKFAEYLDIQFIRESGEIAVLSSSIIGASLGFLWYNSYPAQVFMGDVGSLSLGGILGTIAVISKHELLLILVGGIFVIEALSVIIQVGYFKYSGGKRVFKMAPLHHHFEQSGWSEPKVIVRFWIIAVVLAMISLSTLKMR; from the coding sequence ATGTTTTATCATATTTTCTATCCGCTCAGTGCCGACTACTCAATCTTCAACGTGTTCCGCTACATCACGTTCCGGTCGGCCTATGCCGGAGTGACAGCCCTCGTGCTCAGTCTGGTCCTGGGAACCTACATGATCCGCCTTCTGCAAAAATATCAGATCGGGGAAAAAATTCGCGCCCACGGCCCGAAACAACATAGTGTTAAATCAGGCACACCGACGATGGGGGGAATGCTCATCCTTTTCACCTTTCTGTTATCCACCCTGCTTTGGGCCAATTTATCGAATAATTACATCTGGGTGATCATTTTCGCAACAGTCGGGTTTGGAGGCATTGGTTTCTATGATGACCTGACCAAATTAAAAAGCGGCGATGGCTTATTCGTCCGAACGAAACTCATACTGCAAACGCTCATCGCCCTGGCCATTGGTGTTTATTTGATCTATTTCGATCCCATCCGGGCAGATTACGCCACAAAACTGTCCGTGCCTTTCTTCAAGCAACTGCAACCGGACCTCGGCGTCGGTTATCTTTTTTTCATTGTCTTTATCATCGTCGGAACCTCCAATGCCGTCAACCTGACAGATGGACTGGACGGGCTGGCCATCGGACCCATCATCATCGCCACCCTCACTTACACGGGGATCGTCTATTTGTGCGGCCATTTCAAGTTCGCCGAATATCTGGATATTCAATTCATCCGCGAATCAGGGGAGATTGCCGTATTGAGCTCAAGCATTATTGGGGCCAGTCTTGGTTTTCTCTGGTACAACTCCTATCCCGCCCAGGTATTTATGGGAGATGTCGGCTCCTTGTCTCTCGGCGGCATTCTGGGAACCATCGCGGTGATATCCAAGCACGAACTACTGTTGATTCTGGTCGGCGGAATCTTCGTGATCGAGGCGCTTTCGGTCATCATTCAGGTCGGTTATTTCAAATACTCCGGCGGAAAACGCGTCTTTAAAATGGCGCCGCTTCACCATCATTTCGAACAATCGGGCTGGTCGGAGCCCAAAGTCATCGTAAGGTTTTGGATCATCGCGGTTGTCCTGGCGATGATCAGCCTCAGCACTCTGAAAATGCGCTAG
- the murD gene encoding UDP-N-acetylmuramoyl-L-alanine--D-glutamate ligase — MELKNKKITVIGMGRSGIASANFLAGKKAQVTLIDQKERQDLEEAVQQLNPSVQTKFGSSALAGNEELLILSPGIDINSSFLESAVQRGIPIWSEVELACRFSTSPIIAITGTNGKSTTTTLIGKILQAAGKSVLIGGNIGIPFISLVDQEAPDFLVLEISSFQMEAIEKFRPKISVVLNITPDHLDRHKAMATYIRLKEKISENQTENDYLILNQDDPNTKNLGQNSRAQKLFFSATDEVKTGVFLRENSLMLRMNATEKKICNLDDLNQVMQWQVENVLAASLASSLLNIPLETIAETLKQFTGLEHRMEWVRTYQGIDFVNDSKGTNVGAVQKSLQSLSRPVVLIVGGKDKESNFLPLQQVFKQKVKHLILIGEAKSKFRQILNGSFNYEEADSMEEAVRKATGHATSGDVVLLSPACASFDMFKDYADRGNQFKSIVHSL, encoded by the coding sequence ATGGAATTGAAAAACAAAAAAATAACTGTGATCGGCATGGGACGCTCCGGCATCGCTTCGGCAAATTTCCTCGCAGGCAAGAAAGCGCAGGTGACTCTCATCGATCAGAAGGAAAGACAAGATCTGGAGGAGGCCGTCCAACAGTTGAACCCTTCGGTTCAAACCAAGTTCGGATCATCCGCCCTGGCTGGGAATGAGGAACTACTCATTCTCAGCCCAGGGATCGATATTAATTCTTCATTCCTGGAGTCTGCTGTTCAACGGGGCATCCCCATCTGGAGTGAAGTGGAGCTGGCCTGTCGGTTCAGCACCTCTCCCATCATCGCGATCACCGGAACCAATGGAAAATCGACCACAACAACACTGATTGGGAAAATTTTGCAGGCCGCAGGGAAATCGGTTCTGATCGGCGGCAACATAGGAATTCCCTTCATATCACTGGTGGATCAAGAAGCGCCGGACTTTCTGGTTCTGGAAATATCCAGTTTTCAAATGGAGGCCATTGAAAAATTCAGACCCAAAATCAGTGTGGTGTTGAATATCACTCCCGACCATTTGGACCGGCACAAAGCGATGGCGACTTATATCCGGCTCAAAGAAAAAATCAGTGAAAATCAGACTGAAAACGATTATCTCATTTTAAATCAGGACGACCCAAACACGAAAAATCTCGGACAAAACTCCCGAGCCCAAAAACTTTTTTTCAGCGCCACCGACGAAGTGAAAACAGGTGTCTTTTTGAGAGAGAACTCTCTTATGTTACGCATGAATGCAACCGAAAAGAAAATCTGTAACCTTGATGATCTCAACCAGGTCATGCAATGGCAAGTGGAAAACGTTCTTGCGGCTTCTCTGGCCAGTTCCCTCCTCAACATCCCGCTGGAAACCATTGCAGAAACGCTCAAACAATTTACAGGTTTGGAGCACCGTATGGAATGGGTGCGTACCTACCAGGGAATTGACTTCGTGAACGACTCCAAGGGAACCAATGTGGGAGCGGTTCAGAAGTCCCTGCAATCCTTAAGCCGCCCTGTTGTATTGATTGTCGGCGGGAAAGATAAGGAAAGTAACTTTTTGCCCCTGCAACAGGTTTTCAAGCAAAAGGTCAAGCATTTGATCCTGATAGGAGAAGCCAAATCCAAGTTCCGGCAAATCTTAAACGGATCATTTAACTATGAAGAAGCCGACAGTATGGAGGAGGCCGTGCGCAAGGCCACAGGACATGCGACGTCCGGGGATGTGGTTCTTCTATCACCGGCCTGCGCCAGTTTCGACATGTTCAAGGATTACGCGGACCGTGGAAATCAATTTAAATCCATCGTCCACAGTCTTTAA
- the ftsW gene encoding putative lipid II flippase FtsW, whose product MNSSNPNHHGCDFLLCITVAVLILFGLVMVFSSSAVYGLEAHNDSSYFLKRQLIWMLLGSGVLWFARKANYHQWGQFTYPIMLATFILLLAVMFPGLGVEGGGARRWLNLGLFSFQPSELAKFALVLFMAKSLVKRSDKLRDFAYGYLPNLIVLGFFFLPILFQPDLGTAIIICAVTFTMMFIGGIRKKFLIFSALAFVPFIVIAIFSADYRMRRIQAFIDPWQDPKNTGFQAIQSFYAFGRGGTWGLGLGDSNQKLFYLPEAHTDFIFSVIGEELGFLGAMAVIFLFFVLVWRGLIIAYRAKDAFGTHLAIGITLLIGFQAFINMGVATGLLPTKGLTLPFISMGGSSMVISMLCVGILLNISEQTVRRS is encoded by the coding sequence TTGAACTCATCAAATCCAAATCATCACGGGTGTGATTTTCTTCTCTGCATTACCGTTGCGGTTCTGATTCTTTTCGGCCTCGTCATGGTGTTCAGTTCCAGTGCGGTCTACGGATTGGAAGCCCACAACGATTCCTCCTATTTCCTCAAGCGTCAGCTGATCTGGATGTTATTGGGAAGCGGAGTCCTGTGGTTCGCCCGCAAGGCGAATTACCATCAATGGGGGCAATTCACCTATCCGATAATGCTGGCAACATTTATTCTCCTTCTGGCGGTGATGTTTCCCGGTTTGGGTGTGGAAGGCGGAGGAGCCCGCAGGTGGCTGAATTTGGGTTTATTTTCATTTCAACCTTCCGAGCTTGCCAAGTTCGCCCTGGTTTTGTTTATGGCCAAATCCCTTGTCAAACGTTCGGACAAATTACGGGACTTTGCATACGGATACCTGCCCAACCTGATTGTTTTGGGATTTTTCTTTCTGCCCATACTTTTTCAACCAGACTTGGGAACCGCAATCATTATCTGCGCTGTAACATTTACGATGATGTTCATTGGTGGAATTCGTAAAAAGTTTTTGATTTTTTCAGCACTGGCGTTTGTGCCTTTTATCGTTATAGCAATTTTCAGCGCCGATTATCGGATGCGAAGAATCCAGGCTTTTATCGACCCCTGGCAGGACCCTAAAAATACAGGGTTTCAGGCGATTCAATCTTTTTATGCTTTTGGAAGAGGTGGGACCTGGGGTCTCGGGCTTGGAGACAGCAACCAGAAATTATTTTATCTTCCAGAAGCGCATACGGATTTCATCTTCTCGGTGATTGGAGAAGAATTGGGTTTCCTGGGAGCCATGGCAGTAATTTTTTTATTTTTCGTTCTGGTCTGGCGAGGACTCATCATCGCCTACCGGGCAAAGGATGCTTTTGGCACGCATCTGGCGATCGGCATCACCCTGCTGATCGGATTCCAGGCATTCATCAATATGGGAGTTGCCACGGGTCTTCTGCCAACCAAAGGTTTGACCCTGCCGTTTATCAGCATGGGAGGGTCCTCCATGGTGATTTCCATGCTGTGCGTGGGAATTTTGTTAAACATTTCGGAGCAAACGGTGCGACGCTCATGA
- the murG gene encoding undecaprenyldiphospho-muramoylpentapeptide beta-N-acetylglucosaminyltransferase — translation MRKRVVIAGGGTGGHLYPGIALAKALKKHDNDMDITFVGTRQGIESKILPREGWPLKTIYSGGLLGKKGFNRLLAWVKIPVGILQSFTFLLQKRPGLVVGVGGYVSGPLVLSAWILRIPILIQEQNAVPGITNKWLGKIADKIAVSFKESKKYFPENKVVETGNLIREEFCVLRENSSPLPSGKFNILVLGGSQGAHSINRGMVEAIDFLSEKKDRFHITHQTGERDCDWVKSQYAEKNISADVQAFIHDMAEQYRKASLIICRAGASTLGEITACGKMAVLIPYPHATHNHQEHNARVLEAAGAGEIMLDKDVSGERLAQSILQASEQPEKRLKMENNCYALGKRDATEKALHLCLELLNKSRGKSGRNETTAGENVLSCF, via the coding sequence ATGCGTAAACGAGTGGTCATAGCCGGCGGCGGAACCGGAGGCCATCTTTATCCGGGAATCGCACTGGCAAAGGCGCTCAAAAAACACGACAACGATATGGATATAACTTTTGTGGGAACCAGGCAGGGAATCGAATCGAAAATTCTTCCGCGTGAAGGATGGCCCTTGAAAACTATTTATTCGGGAGGTCTTCTGGGTAAAAAAGGTTTCAACCGGTTGCTGGCATGGGTCAAGATTCCTGTCGGCATTCTGCAGTCCTTCACCTTTTTGCTGCAAAAAAGGCCGGGCCTTGTGGTGGGCGTCGGCGGCTACGTTTCCGGACCGCTGGTTTTATCTGCATGGATTTTGCGGATTCCTATACTGATTCAGGAACAAAACGCCGTTCCCGGAATCACCAACAAATGGCTTGGAAAAATAGCGGACAAAATAGCGGTGTCATTTAAAGAGTCAAAAAAATATTTTCCCGAAAATAAAGTCGTCGAAACGGGCAATCTGATCCGGGAAGAATTTTGCGTTCTCAGGGAAAATTCATCCCCCTTGCCCTCAGGCAAGTTCAATATCCTGGTACTGGGTGGCAGTCAGGGGGCGCATTCCATAAACCGGGGCATGGTAGAAGCCATCGACTTTTTATCCGAAAAAAAAGATCGGTTTCACATCACCCACCAAACCGGAGAGCGCGATTGCGACTGGGTGAAAAGTCAATATGCTGAAAAAAATATATCTGCGGACGTCCAGGCTTTTATCCACGATATGGCCGAACAATATCGCAAGGCTTCGCTGATCATTTGCCGCGCAGGGGCTTCCACTTTGGGGGAAATCACCGCCTGTGGAAAAATGGCGGTATTGATTCCGTACCCGCACGCAACCCATAACCATCAGGAGCACAATGCGCGGGTTCTTGAAGCGGCTGGCGCTGGAGAAATCATGCTTGATAAAGATGTGTCCGGTGAACGACTGGCACAGTCCATTTTACAGGCCAGCGAGCAACCGGAAAAGAGACTGAAAATGGAGAACAATTGCTACGCACTGGGGAAACGGGACGCAACGGAAAAAGCCTTGCACCTTTGCTTGGAGTTGCTGAATAAATCCCGTGGCAAATCCGGGAGAAATGAAACGACGGCTGGAGAAAATGTATTGTCATGTTTTTAG
- the murC gene encoding UDP-N-acetylmuramate--L-alanine ligase yields MFLGKTQRIHFIGIGGSGMSGIAEVLINLEFEVTGSDMGRTHVTDHLEKIGAKILFGHKAENVEDAQVVVASSAIQADNVEVLAAREKAIPVIPRAEMLAELMRMKYGIAIAGTHGKTTTTSLVATVLAGGGLDPTVVIGGRLKSFSGLAKLGRSEFLVAEADESDGSFLKLSPTFAVVTTLDEEHMDHFKTLENIKNAFLTFINKVPFFGASIICLDDPNIQSLIPRMEKRYITYGLTTQADYTARNISVEGLQSFFTVYHQGKELGRINSGALGRHNVLNTLAAVAVGMELNLEFPNIAESLKTFSGVQRRFEIIHQSDSLTLVDDYGHHPVELQATLKTAKEVWPDRRLIAVFQPHRYSRTQTLLQQFCSAFNDTDHLIVLDIYPAGESPIPGVHARLIAEGAKEFGHKHVEFIENRNEVVPALLRLIHPGDVVITLGAGDVWELNRVLLENISN; encoded by the coding sequence ATGTTTTTAGGAAAAACCCAACGCATCCATTTTATCGGAATCGGAGGTTCTGGTATGAGCGGAATTGCTGAAGTCCTGATCAACCTCGAGTTTGAGGTCACCGGATCAGACATGGGCAGAACTCATGTCACCGATCACCTGGAAAAAATCGGAGCGAAGATCCTGTTCGGACACAAGGCCGAAAATGTCGAAGACGCCCAGGTGGTGGTCGCCTCCAGCGCCATTCAAGCGGATAACGTCGAAGTGCTCGCCGCCAGGGAAAAAGCCATTCCTGTGATTCCCCGCGCAGAAATGCTCGCCGAACTGATGCGCATGAAATACGGCATCGCCATCGCCGGCACACATGGAAAAACCACGACCACATCGCTGGTCGCCACCGTCTTAGCCGGCGGCGGTCTCGACCCTACCGTGGTGATTGGTGGAAGACTCAAAAGCTTTAGCGGACTGGCAAAACTGGGGCGAAGTGAATTCCTCGTCGCGGAAGCGGATGAGAGTGACGGTTCGTTCCTCAAGTTGTCTCCCACCTTCGCGGTGGTCACGACGCTCGATGAAGAACACATGGATCATTTCAAAACTCTTGAAAACATCAAAAACGCATTTTTGACATTCATCAATAAGGTGCCGTTCTTCGGAGCGTCTATTATCTGCCTGGATGATCCCAATATTCAATCTCTGATCCCCCGGATGGAGAAACGCTATATCACCTACGGATTGACAACCCAGGCGGATTATACGGCGAGAAATATTTCGGTCGAGGGATTGCAAAGTTTTTTCACCGTTTATCATCAGGGAAAAGAATTGGGAAGAATCAATTCGGGAGCCTTGGGACGCCACAACGTTTTGAATACTCTGGCGGCGGTCGCGGTGGGCATGGAATTGAATCTGGAGTTCCCGAACATCGCCGAGTCGTTAAAAACCTTTTCTGGCGTTCAGCGCCGGTTTGAAATCATACATCAATCGGATTCCCTGACGCTGGTTGATGATTACGGTCATCACCCTGTTGAACTCCAGGCGACTCTTAAAACAGCGAAAGAGGTCTGGCCCGACCGCAGACTGATCGCGGTGTTTCAACCGCATCGATATTCCCGCACGCAAACCCTGTTGCAACAATTCTGCTCCGCTTTCAACGACACGGATCATCTGATTGTGTTGGATATCTACCCGGCTGGTGAGTCCCCGATCCCTGGTGTGCATGCACGGCTGATTGCCGAGGGGGCCAAGGAGTTTGGGCACAAGCACGTGGAGTTTATTGAAAATCGCAACGAGGTCGTTCCCGCATTGCTTCGCCTTATCCATCCCGGAGATGTGGTGATCACCCTGGGAGCGGGAGACGTTTGGGAACTGAACCGCGTTTTACTTGAGAATATTTCCAATTGA
- the murB gene encoding UDP-N-acetylmuramate dehydrogenase, translated as MINFTHSGTGQRFPLRTRLDLPKTVLGRKLRQKNIMTNPFPWLTKIKGEVKRDELLLNHTSIRIGGPADFFVLPEDISDIQTLFKQHGDIPIFILGEGTNLLAPDNGIRGIVISLKNSFRSIGAPVFEQSAEKKDKAVLRVGAGVKLSYLAKYAAKYSLTGIEHLVGIPGSLGGAIIMNAGAEGTEIGPFIRSVTRVTPEGEVEVLQGNKINFSYRKTVFPTEGGIIVEAELELEKGDMKKIHETMNSHLTRRSSKQPLTVPNSGSIFKNPLNDSAGRLIESAGLKGTYIGHASVSLKHANFIVNKGNASAVDVLNLIDHIQKVVEEKSGIKLEPEIVVLGK; from the coding sequence TTGATAAACTTTACCCACTCCGGCACGGGCCAAAGGTTTCCCCTTCGAACCCGGCTGGACTTACCTAAAACCGTCCTGGGACGCAAATTACGGCAGAAAAATATCATGACCAACCCTTTTCCCTGGTTGACAAAAATCAAAGGCGAAGTGAAACGCGATGAGCTTCTTCTAAACCATACTTCCATCCGGATCGGTGGGCCGGCGGATTTCTTCGTTCTTCCTGAAGACATTTCCGATATACAAACCCTGTTCAAACAGCACGGGGACATTCCGATATTCATTCTTGGCGAAGGGACCAATCTCCTGGCACCCGATAACGGAATACGCGGAATCGTTATTTCTCTTAAAAATAGTTTTCGGTCAATCGGCGCTCCAGTGTTCGAACAATCTGCCGAAAAGAAAGATAAGGCTGTATTACGTGTTGGCGCTGGAGTGAAGCTGTCCTATCTCGCAAAATACGCCGCCAAGTACTCTCTGACTGGAATCGAACATCTGGTAGGCATTCCTGGCTCTTTAGGCGGTGCGATTATCATGAATGCCGGCGCGGAGGGCACAGAGATTGGCCCGTTTATCCGTAGTGTGACTCGTGTCACTCCAGAGGGAGAGGTTGAGGTTTTGCAAGGCAATAAAATAAATTTCAGTTACCGGAAGACGGTTTTCCCAACCGAAGGGGGAATCATTGTCGAAGCCGAGCTGGAACTTGAAAAGGGAGACATGAAGAAGATTCATGAAACCATGAACAGCCACCTGACGCGCAGAAGTTCCAAACAACCTCTGACGGTTCCGAATTCTGGATCGATCTTTAAAAACCCCCTTAATGACAGTGCTGGACGATTGATCGAATCGGCAGGACTCAAGGGAACCTACATTGGGCATGCAAGCGTGTCTCTCAAACATGCAAATTTTATCGTCAACAAGGGCAATGCCAGCGCAGTGGATGTTCTCAACCTGATCGATCACATTCAGAAAGTGGTTGAAGAAAAATCCGGGATAAAACTGGAACCGGAAATCGTCGTTCTGGGGAAATGA
- a CDS encoding D-alanine--D-alanine ligase codes for MSKGIHLKGKKIGVLMGGLSPEREVSLTTGNSVFQAIKRNGLDAIAIDVDHKIAVNLERSGIDVAFIALHGTYGEDGTIQGILEYAQIPYTGSGVLGSSIAYDKVKSKEIFKINAIPSADYQVFQRKQKNETSRTLDLPVVVKPSNQGSSIGIHIVKKESEWLPALEDAFTYSEEVVVEKFIGGRLVAVGMMGEKPLPLVHIKPKSEFYDYEAKYTPGKTDYVCPPVDLSAEEISRCEQVAIQVFHALKGRGVPRVDAIVDADGTPYVLEMNTIPGMTPTSLLPMAAKQAGIDFDALVMEILNSAQLDYQ; via the coding sequence TTGAGTAAAGGCATACATTTAAAGGGAAAGAAGATCGGCGTCTTGATGGGGGGACTGTCACCTGAAAGAGAAGTATCGCTGACAACCGGAAATTCTGTCTTCCAGGCGATCAAAAGAAACGGGCTGGACGCTATCGCGATTGATGTGGACCACAAGATCGCCGTCAACCTGGAACGATCGGGGATCGATGTGGCCTTCATTGCGCTTCACGGTACCTACGGGGAGGATGGAACCATTCAGGGAATTTTGGAGTACGCGCAAATTCCTTACACCGGGTCTGGTGTTCTCGGCAGTTCCATTGCGTATGACAAAGTGAAATCAAAGGAAATTTTTAAAATAAATGCAATTCCCTCGGCAGACTATCAGGTGTTTCAAAGGAAACAAAAGAATGAAACCTCCCGAACCCTGGATTTGCCTGTGGTGGTCAAACCTTCCAACCAGGGGTCCAGCATCGGCATCCATATCGTAAAAAAAGAAAGTGAGTGGCTCCCGGCTCTGGAAGACGCCTTCACCTATTCGGAGGAAGTTGTGGTGGAAAAGTTTATTGGAGGACGATTGGTGGCCGTAGGAATGATGGGGGAAAAGCCCCTGCCACTCGTGCATATCAAACCCAAATCGGAATTTTATGATTATGAGGCCAAATACACGCCGGGAAAAACAGACTATGTATGCCCGCCGGTGGATTTGAGTGCTGAAGAAATATCCCGATGCGAGCAGGTAGCGATCCAGGTGTTCCACGCCCTTAAAGGCCGTGGAGTGCCGCGGGTTGATGCTATCGTCGATGCAGATGGAACCCCGTATGTTCTGGAGATGAATACCATCCCCGGAATGACCCCGACCAGCCTGTTGCCCATGGCGGCTAAGCAGGCTGGAATAGATTTTGATGCGCTGGTGATGGAAATATTAAATTCTGCTCAACTGGATTACCAATAG
- a CDS encoding FtsQ-type POTRA domain-containing protein, translated as MSYAVAGNKSMSSSCRVLRTQKPQKHKRGGRAFASSKSLNSFSTFWVRVKTGFRWMLKILLVAAGAYGVYFCYHFFTTSPRFAVSQVTLTGNQTLQEKEILERLGPVTGSNIFLLNLESLSTQLAEHPWVQTVSVRKAFPQEILVHVEERKPYARIKLDKVYVMDNFGVLLAPETPAYRHLPLIIPPPSKEEVVLGQNVTEDGVISSLQTMHYFNQLSFFSDNPIQSADIDGMSRVTFTTGSGKMQVFMGLETIAQDVQNFMIVRDTLETDKKNIDHIDLSFKDKIVVKRKENSYNMNNNQSVRKRLRKQVNVQKF; from the coding sequence ATGAGTTATGCGGTAGCAGGAAATAAAAGCATGTCCAGCTCCTGTCGAGTGCTCAGGACACAAAAGCCCCAAAAGCATAAAAGAGGCGGAAGAGCTTTTGCTTCTTCCAAGAGCCTGAATAGTTTTTCTACCTTTTGGGTGCGGGTAAAAACAGGGTTCCGCTGGATGCTAAAAATTCTTCTAGTGGCCGCAGGCGCTTATGGAGTTTATTTTTGCTATCATTTTTTCACCACGTCGCCCCGCTTTGCAGTCTCTCAGGTCACTCTTACCGGCAACCAGACTCTGCAAGAGAAAGAAATTCTGGAACGGCTGGGTCCTGTCACGGGCAGCAATATTTTTTTACTGAATCTGGAAAGTCTGTCCACCCAACTTGCCGAGCACCCCTGGGTGCAAACCGTTTCTGTCAGAAAAGCGTTTCCTCAGGAAATTCTGGTCCATGTGGAAGAAAGAAAACCCTATGCCCGAATCAAGCTGGATAAGGTCTATGTCATGGACAACTTTGGCGTTTTACTGGCACCCGAGACCCCAGCTTACCGACACCTCCCCTTGATCATCCCCCCCCCGTCCAAGGAAGAAGTGGTGTTGGGCCAGAATGTCACCGAGGATGGAGTTATCAGCAGTCTACAGACAATGCATTATTTCAACCAACTGTCTTTTTTCTCTGACAACCCGATCCAATCAGCTGATATCGACGGCATGTCCCGTGTCACCTTCACCACCGGGAGCGGGAAAATGCAGGTTTTTATGGGCCTGGAAACCATTGCGCAGGATGTTCAAAATTTCATGATCGTGCGAGACACTCTGGAGACGGATAAGAAAAATATCGATCATATCGATTTATCATTTAAGGACAAAATTGTCGTGAAACGAAAAGAGAACTCCTATAATATGAATAACAATCAATCAGTGAGAAAAAGATTGAGGAAACAGGTCAATGTCCAAAAATTCTAA
- the ftsA gene encoding cell division protein FtsA, giving the protein MSKNSNYIVGLDIGTTKICCIIGERTPSGGVDIIGLGQYPSRGLRKGVVVNIDSTVESIKSAVEEAELMAGCEIESVFVGIAGGHINSLNSHGIIAVKGKEINSKDVDRVIEAAKAIAIPLDREVIHVLPQEYIVDSQDGIKDPLGMAGVRLEAKVHIVTAAVTSAQNIVKCVNKAGLGVQDIVLEQLASSESVLSSDEKELGVAMIDIGGGTSDMAIFFQGAIKHTSVLTIAGSQMTNDIAIGLRTPNAEAEKIKHSYGCAYSPLVGADEVIEVSSVGGREPKMVSRQILSEIIEARSKEMFDMLDHELTISGYREIISSGIVLTGGAASMTGMAELAESVFQCPVRIGVPTGIGGLSDVVNSPMYATSTGLIQYGVRVNNMGTTRELQGRNLFEKIFSRMKDWADEFF; this is encoded by the coding sequence ATGTCCAAAAATTCTAATTACATCGTAGGCCTGGATATTGGCACCACAAAGATCTGCTGCATTATCGGCGAGAGAACTCCCTCAGGTGGCGTCGATATTATTGGCCTCGGACAATACCCTTCACGGGGCCTTCGCAAAGGGGTCGTTGTCAATATCGACAGTACCGTTGAGTCGATCAAAAGCGCCGTTGAAGAAGCAGAACTCATGGCCGGTTGCGAAATTGAGTCGGTATTTGTGGGAATCGCCGGCGGACACATCAACAGCCTCAACAGCCACGGAATCATCGCCGTTAAGGGAAAAGAGATCAACTCAAAGGATGTGGACCGGGTAATAGAAGCTGCCAAGGCGATTGCCATCCCCCTGGACCGCGAAGTCATTCATGTGCTTCCGCAGGAATATATCGTGGACAGCCAGGACGGCATCAAAGACCCCCTGGGAATGGCGGGGGTTCGTCTGGAAGCCAAAGTGCACATTGTCACCGCCGCCGTAACTTCGGCGCAAAATATTGTGAAATGCGTCAATAAAGCCGGACTGGGAGTGCAGGATATCGTCCTCGAGCAACTGGCATCTAGCGAATCGGTGCTTTCCTCCGATGAAAAAGAATTGGGCGTGGCAATGATCGATATCGGAGGCGGGACTTCAGACATGGCCATATTTTTTCAGGGGGCCATCAAGCATACGTCCGTACTCACCATTGCCGGATCGCAAATGACTAACGATATCGCCATTGGTCTTCGCACTCCCAACGCGGAGGCGGAAAAAATCAAACACTCCTACGGATGCGCTTACTCCCCTTTGGTGGGCGCGGATGAAGTCATCGAGGTTTCCAGCGTTGGGGGAAGAGAGCCAAAAATGGTTTCCCGACAGATTCTGAGCGAAATCATTGAAGCGCGGTCCAAGGAAATGTTTGACATGCTGGATCACGAGCTGACGATTTCAGGATACCGGGAAATAATATCATCGGGAATCGTACTGACAGGCGGCGCCGCCTCTATGACAGGAATGGCGGAACTGGCGGAAAGCGTTTTTCAGTGTCCTGTACGGATCGGTGTCCCCACAGGGATTGGCGGGCTCAGCGATGTGGTGAACAGTCCCATGTACGCCACCAGCACGGGCCTGATCCAGTATGGAGTGAGAGTTAATAATATGGGGACCACCCGTGAGCTTCAGGGTAGAAACTTGTTTGAAAAAATATTCAGCCGCATGAAAGATTGGGCGGACGAGTTCTTTTAA